GAATATGAAGAACATCGTCTGCTGGAGAATGTGAAAAAGAACAAGAATATCTTCTCCATCCAGGCGTCCTTCAGTCTCTCCACATTTGATCAGGATCTGGGAGAACTTACCGAAATCCTCAAGGGTGCCGGAGAAGTGATCAGCACCCTGCCAAGCGCCGGTGGTGGTCTTGATTCCTCCATAAACTTCGAGATCCTCTTCGGATCGGAAAAGGGTACTGCAGAAATAAGCCTGCTTATCGACCGGGACAATATCACCGTAAATCAATTGGGGGGTAAGCAGCCTGCGGTTACAGCAGCAAAAGCAAAAGCAGAAGTAGTAGAAGAAGCTGAAGCCGAAAAAGAGTCATCTGTCCTGCCTCAGGAAGCTTCTTTGACTGCTAAGAGTATGAGTCGTACCGTCAGGGTGGATATCAGCAAACTTGATGAATTGATGAACATCGTGGGGGAGCTGGTGCTTTCCCACTCCACGATCAGTCAGATAGCTGACCGCATGCGACTGGAAGGCTATTCGGCCCCCGCCATAAATCTGACCAAGGCTGCCAAGGGATTGGAGAGAAAACTGACCGAACTGCAGAAGGGTGTCATGGAAATCCGCATGATTCCTGTGGGTCAGCTTTTTGAGAAGATGGCACGCATTGTGCGGAAAATTTCCCGTGAACAGGGCAAAAAGGTGGAACTGAGGTTGTTCGGCGCCGATACGGAGCTGGATAAACTTATCATAGAAGACATTTCCGACCCGATGATGCACATTATCCGCAATGCCATCGACCACGGTATTGAGACCCCAGGTGAACGGGTCAGGGCAGGGAAGGACGAAAAAGGTATCATCAAGCTTTCCTCCTACCAGAAAGGGAACCATGTCGTTATCGAGGTTGAGGACGATGGTGGCGGGATAGATGTCGATAAAGTAAGGCGTAAGGCTTTCGACAAGGGGTTGATACCGAGCATGGAGTCGGTCCATGACAGAGAGGCGCTGGATCTGATATTCCTTCCCGGCTTCTCCACAAGTGACGAGGTGAGTGAGATTTCAGGGCGCGGCGTCGGCATGGATGTGGTCAGGACCAACATCGCCGCCCTGTCCGGCATGGTGGATGTTGAAAGCGTTCCCGGCAAAGGTAGCAGTATCATCATAACCCTGCCCATCACACTTGCCATTATCAAGGCACTCATAATCTCTTCCGTCGGCCGAATCTATGCTCTTCCCATTACATCAGTCCTGGAAACCATAATGGTGGAAAGGAAGGATGTGCGTACTGTGGAAAAGAAGGAAGTTATCCAGTTGCGGGAAACAACCCTGCCCCTGCTTCGTCTGGGCAGGTTCTTCGAAACCCAGTCACAAATCGACCAAGGGGAAAATTTTTATGTGGTGGTGGTCGGCGCCGCCGAGAAGCGACTGGGTATAGTGGTCGATGATCTGATGGGGCAGCAGGATATAGTCATTAAGTCTATCGGTGAAACATTTAAAAATTTCAAGGGTATTTCCGGTGCTGCCGACCTTGGGGACCAGCGAACCATCCTGGTACTTGATGTGGGCGGTATAATCAACGAGGCGGTCAGGAGCGGGGCTTAATGTACAAGACATTTTACGGATTCCGTGAAAAGCCTTTCAGCAAAACACCTGATCCACGTTTTCTTTACATGAGTGTTGGTCATCGTGAGGCGCTGGCCCGGCTCCAATATGTTCTTGAAGAGCGTGAGATTGCCATTCTGACCGGAGAGATCGGGTGTGGGAAAACCACCATTTCCCGTGCCCTCATGGACGCAATGGGGGATGTATACCACTTCTGCTTCATTTTTAATCCAAGGTTGGCTGCTATTGAATTTTTGCGGGTCATTGCAGCGAACCTGGGTGTGGAGAAACCCTCTACGGCCAAAGATTTTCTTCTGGGGGAAATCACCCAGGCACTTTACGATCTCCACGAGAACGGTCGCTGCCTGGTTGTCGTTGTCGATGAGGCACAACTGATCCCTGATAGGGAAATTTTCGACGAGATACGGCTTTTGACCAATTTCCAATTGGATGACCAGAATCTTCTCAGCATTATCATCATGGGACAGCCGGAGCTCCGCAGGATTGTCTCGGCGCCGCTTTTTGAACCATTTCGGCAGCGGGTTGCCATGACCTACCATCTGCTGCCTTTGACCCTGGAGGAAACCCAGGAATATCTCGATTTCAGAATGACGGTGGCTGGCGGATGCGCCGGGCTTTTCGCTCCGGATGCGGTACAGCGGATTTATGAGCTGACAGGTGGCGTACCAAGAAAAATAAATACGTTGGCAACTAACGCCCTTCTTACCGGTTTCGCCAAGGATCTGGCATGGATCGATGCATCTGTCATCGAAGATATAAAGAATGAAATAATCATCTGATCAGCAGGGCCAACTATGAACTTAGCCGATATAAGAAAAAAAGCGCAGCAGGAAAAGGAAGCCCTACAGGCGGCATTGGCCGAATTGACACATGAAACTGCTGATTCCTTTGATGGGGAAGATGATTATCCTGAAGCATACAATGACCCGCTTTATGATGCCGAAGCATCCTTTGAAGACGGTGAGTCTTTTGAGACTGACGGGCCTATTGCCGCAGAAGACCAAGTTTCAGGCAAAGGCGACTGGTCTGCTGTAATGGACGCAGGCCCCCTTTCTCCTGAGGATATCTTTCCTGAGCAGATGGAAGTGGTGCTTGACGCTCGGGGCATTTCGGGTCAGGACATGTCGCCACCTTCGCCACAGGTGCCGAAAACTGTCTCGGCGCCGGTTGTAGAAGAAAAGACGGCCTCTTCCGGCTTCGATCCCATAAGGGTCATGCTTGAAGGACGTGCCAGCGCCGGCCAGGATGAGGATGCATTTATCGGCCCCGCAACAAATCTGGAGATCGATGCCGCAAATTCCCAGGAGTTGCTGTGTTTCAGAGTCGCTTCCGAGGAGTATGCACTGAACATCATGGAAATCAAGGAGATCATCAAGCCGCGCGAGGTCACCGAAGTTCCGCGTGTACCAGCTTTCGTCTCGGGGGTGCTTTCCCTGCGGGGAATCATTATCCCCATTTTTGATATGAACGCCAGGTTGGGCCTTTCCAGAGATGGTTCTACCGGAAAGGAGCGGATAATTGTCGTCAAAAACGGCGATGATGGCTTTTGCGGGATACTTGTAGATGAGGTCGTTCAGGTCGTACGTATAGAAGACAGGTTGCTGGAGCCTCCACCAACGGTTCTTGACGGGATAGATCGTGATTTCGTCAGCGGTATAGGTCGTTATCATGGCAGAATGCTGATTTTGCTCAACATGGACAAGATTCTGGATATTACCCTTTACTGACAGACGGGGGAAGAACATGCACAGTAAAAAGATTCTTATTGTTGAAGACGAAGAGAGTCTGCTGAAATTGGAGAGCATCCTTCTTTCATCCAAAGGCTATTCAGTCGTCGGTGTAATGGACGGTAAAGCAGCTCTTGAAGAAGTTAAGGCCAATCGCCCGGATCTGGTGGTGCTGGATGTCATGCTCCCGGAAATGGACGGTTTCGAAGTCTGCCGGCATATCAAGGAAAACCCTGAAACCAGCAGCATCCCAGTCGTCATGCTCACAGCGAAGAAAAGCAATAATGACGTGGAGCGGGGAAAACAGGCAGGAGCTGAAGCATATATAACCAAACCCTTCAAGTCGGCAAAAGTCATAGAGGTAATCGAAGGCCTCATCAGCGGCCATTAACGCCTCGTACGACTCAAAACCAAC
This region of Geotalea daltonii FRC-32 genomic DNA includes:
- a CDS encoding chemotaxis protein CheA — its product is MAADTSIDKAAKDFLAEAEEIIDQLSLDLVSLSDCADSGDFNPDVVNSIFRGAHSLKGLAGMFGFTDIADLSHNMENLLDSLRLGKIPLNQNTISVLFDSMEILGSLVRGAGSADSGKTDISQTISRINACVALVQKDEGASPLTRLGLSERVLSSLTEYEEHRLLENVKKNKNIFSIQASFSLSTFDQDLGELTEILKGAGEVISTLPSAGGGLDSSINFEILFGSEKGTAEISLLIDRDNITVNQLGGKQPAVTAAKAKAEVVEEAEAEKESSVLPQEASLTAKSMSRTVRVDISKLDELMNIVGELVLSHSTISQIADRMRLEGYSAPAINLTKAAKGLERKLTELQKGVMEIRMIPVGQLFEKMARIVRKISREQGKKVELRLFGADTELDKLIIEDISDPMMHIIRNAIDHGIETPGERVRAGKDEKGIIKLSSYQKGNHVVIEVEDDGGGIDVDKVRRKAFDKGLIPSMESVHDREALDLIFLPGFSTSDEVSEISGRGVGMDVVRTNIAALSGMVDVESVPGKGSSIIITLPITLAIIKALIISSVGRIYALPITSVLETIMVERKDVRTVEKKEVIQLRETTLPLLRLGRFFETQSQIDQGENFYVVVVGAAEKRLGIVVDDLMGQQDIVIKSIGETFKNFKGISGAADLGDQRTILVLDVGGIINEAVRSGA
- a CDS encoding ExeA family protein — its product is MYKTFYGFREKPFSKTPDPRFLYMSVGHREALARLQYVLEEREIAILTGEIGCGKTTISRALMDAMGDVYHFCFIFNPRLAAIEFLRVIAANLGVEKPSTAKDFLLGEITQALYDLHENGRCLVVVVDEAQLIPDREIFDEIRLLTNFQLDDQNLLSIIIMGQPELRRIVSAPLFEPFRQRVAMTYHLLPLTLEETQEYLDFRMTVAGGCAGLFAPDAVQRIYELTGGVPRKINTLATNALLTGFAKDLAWIDASVIEDIKNEIII
- a CDS encoding chemotaxis protein CheW, with product MNLADIRKKAQQEKEALQAALAELTHETADSFDGEDDYPEAYNDPLYDAEASFEDGESFETDGPIAAEDQVSGKGDWSAVMDAGPLSPEDIFPEQMEVVLDARGISGQDMSPPSPQVPKTVSAPVVEEKTASSGFDPIRVMLEGRASAGQDEDAFIGPATNLEIDAANSQELLCFRVASEEYALNIMEIKEIIKPREVTEVPRVPAFVSGVLSLRGIIIPIFDMNARLGLSRDGSTGKERIIVVKNGDDGFCGILVDEVVQVVRIEDRLLEPPPTVLDGIDRDFVSGIGRYHGRMLILLNMDKILDITLY
- a CDS encoding response regulator transcription factor, which codes for MHSKKILIVEDEESLLKLESILLSSKGYSVVGVMDGKAALEEVKANRPDLVVLDVMLPEMDGFEVCRHIKENPETSSIPVVMLTAKKSNNDVERGKQAGAEAYITKPFKSAKVIEVIEGLISGH